A window of the Primulina huaijiensis isolate GDHJ02 unplaced genomic scaffold, ASM1229523v2 scaffold601, whole genome shotgun sequence genome harbors these coding sequences:
- the LOC140970474 gene encoding uncharacterized protein — translation MTDERVQRWKELVSRKQDTCFRVADDGSLRMKDRWIKAERRRPGGELRSLEVPTWKWEHISMDFVTHLPRSTGTIDAIWALYGRRCRSLLYWDDVDRAAVTGPDMIHEMEQKVKLIQQRLKAAQDRQAAYANKRRRPLEFQQGDRVFLKVSPFRGTVRFGMKGKLAPRYVGPYEILQRISTLAYRLALPPSLSGIHDVFHVSMWRKYEPDPSHVLDISEVQLDPDVSYVERPVCILDRSERKLRSKLIPMVKVQWEHRGVEEATWETERHMRELYTYLF, via the exons ATGACAGATGAGAGAGTTCAGCGATGGAAGGAGTTGGTTTCTCGGAAACAAGATACCTGTTTTAGAGTGGCTGATGATGGCAGTTTGAGGATGAAGGATAGATGG ATCAAAGCTGAGAGGAGAAGGCCAGGAGGTGAATTGAGGAGTTTAGAAGTACCGacttggaaatgggagcacatatcgatggattttgtgactcatttgccAAGAAGCACTGGAActattgatgctatttgg gcattgtatgggagGCGTTGTAGATCTCTGTTATACTGGGATGATGTTGATCGAGCTGCAGTTACCGGTCCTGATATGATTCATGAGATGGAACAAAAAGTAAAGTTGATACAACAACGATTGAAAGCAGCGCAAGATAGACAAGCCGCCTATGCCAATAAAAGACGAAGACCCTTAGAGTTTCAGCAGGGCGATcgagtatttttgaaagtttctcCTTTTCGTGGCACAGTGCGATTTGGTATGAAAGGAAAGTTGGCACCGAGATATGTTGGCCCGTATGAGATATTGCAGCGGATAAGCACTTTGGCTTATCGATTGGCTCTACCTCCATCTTTATCTggtattcatgatgtgtttcatgtgtcgatgtGGCGGAAGTACGAGCCAGACCCTTCACATGTGTTGGATATTTCTGAGGTTCAGTTAGATCCTGATGTGTCTTATGTTGAGAGACCAGTTTGTATTTTGGATCGATCTGAACGGAAGCTTCGTAGTAAACTTATACCGATGGTGAAGGTTCAGTGGGAGCACCGAGGTgtcgaagaggccacttgggagacagagcgGCATATGAGAGAGCTCTACACCTACTTATTCTGA